One part of the Zymomonas mobilis subsp. pomaceae ATCC 29192 genome encodes these proteins:
- a CDS encoding citrate synthase: MDNEIKGQLDEAIFGLNSKDYRFPIRHSTAGACGIDVRKLHSESGVLNYDPGFLSTASCQSKITYVDGENGLLLYRGYPIEQLAEKSSFSEVAYLLLHGELPKPEEFRSFSDIITHHTMVNEQLSAFFRGFRRDAHPMAVLCGVVGALSAFYPDAIHIHDPQERMNSCHRLLAKLPTIAAMAYKYSVGQPFVYPDNSLSYVGNFLRMTFSIPAEPYIVDPLVESALNKIFILHADHEQNASTSTVRLAGSSGANPYACIAAGIACLWGPAHGGANEATLAMLKEIGTPKNIPHFIERAKNRDDPFRLMGFGHRVYKNYDPRARVLAKTAAAIIERTGADDPIFETARELEQIARNDSYFIERQLYPNVDFYSGLILSAIGFPTSMFTALFALARTAGWIAQWNEMITDPEQKIGRPRQIYTGTTQRDYVDLDQR; this comes from the coding sequence ATGGATAACGAGATAAAGGGTCAGCTTGATGAAGCCATTTTCGGTTTAAACAGTAAAGATTATCGCTTTCCGATTCGACATAGTACAGCAGGCGCTTGCGGCATTGATGTCCGTAAACTGCATAGCGAAAGTGGTGTTCTGAACTATGACCCTGGCTTTCTTTCTACGGCTAGCTGTCAGTCAAAAATTACCTATGTCGATGGCGAAAATGGCCTTTTGCTTTATCGCGGTTATCCTATTGAACAACTCGCTGAAAAATCCAGCTTCTCAGAAGTAGCCTATCTGCTTCTTCATGGTGAATTACCTAAACCAGAAGAATTTCGGTCTTTTTCGGATATTATTACCCATCACACGATGGTGAATGAACAGCTTTCTGCCTTTTTTCGTGGTTTTCGTCGTGATGCTCATCCCATGGCCGTGCTTTGTGGCGTAGTCGGAGCGTTATCTGCTTTTTATCCTGATGCTATCCATATCCACGATCCACAGGAAAGAATGAACTCCTGTCATCGCTTGTTAGCAAAATTACCCACGATTGCGGCCATGGCTTATAAATATTCTGTCGGCCAGCCCTTCGTTTATCCTGATAATTCGTTAAGTTATGTCGGTAATTTTCTCCGAATGACTTTTAGTATTCCGGCAGAACCTTATATTGTTGACCCTCTCGTTGAATCGGCTCTCAATAAAATTTTTATTTTGCATGCCGATCACGAACAAAATGCCTCAACTTCTACGGTTCGTCTTGCTGGATCTTCGGGCGCTAATCCTTATGCCTGTATTGCTGCGGGTATTGCCTGTTTATGGGGGCCAGCCCATGGGGGCGCTAATGAAGCAACCCTAGCTATGCTTAAGGAAATCGGTACACCTAAAAATATTCCGCATTTTATTGAACGGGCTAAAAATCGCGATGATCCTTTTCGTCTTATGGGATTTGGTCATCGTGTTTATAAAAATTATGATCCGCGTGCCCGTGTTTTAGCGAAAACTGCCGCCGCTATTATCGAAAGAACGGGAGCTGATGATCCTATTTTCGAGACAGCCCGCGAATTAGAGCAAATTGCCCGTAATGACTCTTATTTTATTGAGCGGCAGCTTTATCCTAATGTCGATTTTTATTCAGGTTTGATTCTTTCAGCAATTGGTTTTCCAACCTCGATGTTTACAGCCTTATTTGCCTTAGCGCGTACGGCTGGATGGATTGCCCAGTGGAATGAAATGATTACTGATCCTGAACAGAAAATCGGTCGTCCTCGTCAAATTTATACCGGAACAACGCAGCGGGACTATGTGGATTTAGATCAACGATAA